The stretch of DNA GTAGGAGTTGCCGGCCGAGTCGGTGTTGTTCTTGAACAGGTAGACGTCGCCGGCGATGCCCTCCTCGCGTAGTCGCCGCTCGGCGTCCACCAGCAGGCCTTCGAGGATGCGCTCGCCCGCCTTGTCGTGGGTGACCAGGTCGATGACGTTGTCGCACTCGGGCGTGGCGTACTCAGGATGTGAGCCGACGTCGAGGTACAGCCGGGCGCCATTGCGCAGAAAGACGTTGCTGCTACGGCCCCAGGAGACAACCCGACGGAACAGGTAACGCGCCACCTCATCGGGCGACAACCGCCGCTGCCCGCGAAAGGTGCACGTTACGCCGTACTCGTTCTCCAACCCGAAGATGCGGCGATCCATGCTCGTCACATTACGCCCGCCGCCCTCAGCACACGTCGCGAACCGCAATGGCGAGCGCCGCTTTCCGCCAGAGCGCAGGTCGCAGGCGACGCAGAGAGCGAGGAACGAGCGACCGGAGGAGCCTAAGACCGTAGCGGCGGCGGTGGCGGCGCGAGCGGGACGCGGGCGGAGCCCGCAAATGTCACAGCGGGACGCGGGCGGAGCCCGCAAATGTCACAGCGCAGGGCCCTCTGCGCCGCCGGTCTCGGTGCTACCCGGTTTGGGCGGCTCCGGGCCGACCGGCGGGCGGGCATTCTCGTCGGCCTCCGCCGCGGCCGGTGCCGCGGGCGGGGGCGGGGGCGGCGGGGCGGCGCCCAGGATCTGCTCGAGCCGGGCTCGGGTCAACCGGCGGAACTTGCGCTTGGGCCGCGAACGGTCCAGCACGGCCGCCTCGAGCTGGTTGGCCGCGATGGCCCGCGGGCCATCCGCGTTGGGTGGCTGACCGCCCTGACCCAGCGCCCGCACGGCCAGCATGATCGCTGCGTCCAGGCCCTGCCCGGCGACGTAGTTCTGTTCCAGGAAGGCCCCGATCGGCTCGGTCTGACCGCCCATCACCATGTAGCCGTGCTCGTCGGCCACTGAGCCGTCGTAGGTCAACCGATAGATCTGGTCATCCTCAGCCGTGGCGCCGACCTCGGCCACCGCCAACTCCACCTCGAAGGGCTTCTCGCCGGCCGAGGAGAAGATCGTGCCGAGGGTCTGGGCGTAGGCGTTGGCCAGGCCGCGGGCGGTCACGTCGCGCCGGTCGTAGGAGTAGCCGCGCAGGTCCGCGATGCGCACACCCATGATCCGTAGGTTCTCGAACTCGTTGTATCGGCCCACGGCGGCGAAGGCGATCTGGTCGTAGATCTCGCTGATCTTGTGCAGCGCGGGCGACCAGTTCTCCGCGACCAGCAGGATGCCCGCTTCGTACTGCAGGACGACGGCGGACCGACCCCGGCCGATGCCCTTGCGGGCATAGTCCGCCTTGTCCTTCATGATCTGCTCGGGCGAGATGTAGAACGGGGTGGTCACCGCGGCGCCTTACCTCTCATTTGTGGGCCTGTCAGCATGCGGAGGAACTGACTGTGAGTCAGCTCGTGGCGTGCGGGCCGTCGGGAGCGGACAACCGACCCTCGACCACGCTGCGCACGACCGCACCGATCTCCTCGTCGGGCAGCCGGTGCGCGCCATCAGTAGTGATCGTGAAGACCACCGGCCAAATGGCCCGGCTGAGGTCCGGCCCCCCGGTGGCCGAGTCGTCATCGGCGGCATCGTAGAGCGCCTGCACCAGCACCCGGATCACCTCGTCGGCGGTCATGCCCGGCCGGTGCAGCTTCTTCAGCGCCCCGCGGGCGAAGATCGAACCCGAGCCGACCGAGTGGTAGTTGGACTCCTCGTAGCGGCCGCCGGTGACGTCATAGCTGAAGATGCGGCCCTCACCGGTCTCGGTGTCGTACCCGACGAACAGTGGGACCACCGCGAGGCCTTGCATCGCCAGGCCCAGGTTGCTGCGGATCATCGTGGACAGCCGGTTGGCCTTGCCATCCAGCGACAGGGTGGTGCCCTCGATCTTCTCGTAGTGCTCCAGCTCGACCTGGAACAGTCGCTGCATCTCCAGACCGATGCCCGCCGTGCCCGCGATGCTCACGCAGCTGTACTCGTCCGCGGCGAAGACCTTCTCGATGTCGCGCTGGGCGATGATGTTGCCCATCGTCGCGCGCCGGTCGCCGGCGATCACCACGCCGCCGGGGAAGGTGGCCGCCACGATCGTGGTGGCGTGCGGTGCCTCGACGCGGGCGCCCGGCGGGATCGCCCGCCGGTGCGGCAGGAGTTCCGGGGCGTACGAGGTCAGGAAGTCGGTGAACGACGAGGTGCCCTGACTCAGGAAGGCGGCCGGGACGCGTCCGGAGTTGTCGGGGATGGTGGTCACGCAGGTCCCTTCGAAGGCGTTAGCTCGTGGGGACCGACCCTATCCAGACAGGAACGCACCGTCCCCGCGGGGAACGGTGCGTTCGCTGAGCGCTGATCCGCTCCGGCTACTGGCCGCCCTTCTGAACGAACGAGCGGACGAACTCCTCGGCGTTCTCCTCGAGCACCTCGTCGATCTCGTCGAGGATCGAGTCGACGTCGTCGGAGAGCTTCTCGTGCCGTTCTGCTACATCGGTGCTCGACTGCGCCTCGGTCGCTTCTTCGGTCGAGTCGGATTTACGGGCCTGCTGCTGGCCGCCGGTGTCCTTGGTCGCCACCGGGCCTCCTTCGATTCTGCGACGCGCACGAGCGCACCGATCGTACGGCCAATTTTACCGGCGACTTGCTCGCCGCGGTGTCCGAATCGCCCGAACCGCCCGGCCGGGCCTGATCAGCCGCCCGCGAGCGTGCGCAACAGGTCCTCCGCGGTCGCGCAGCGATCCAGCAGGTCACCGACGTGCTTGCGGGTCCCGCGCAGCGGCTCCAGGGTCGGTACCCGCTGCAGCGAGTCCCGACCGGGCAGGTCGAAGATGACCGAGTCCCAGGACGCCGCGGCGATCTCGTCGGGGTACTGATCCAGGCAGCGACCACGGAAGTAGGCCCGGGTGTCCTCCGGCGGGTTGGTCATCGCCCAGGTCACCTTGGCCTCCGCGGCGATGCGTTCCATGCGGTCGCGGGCGGCCAGCCGGTTGTACAGGCCCTTCTCCGGCCGCACGTCGGAGTACTGCAGGTCGACCAAGTGCAACCGCGGCGCGTCCCAGTCCAGGCCGTCGCGCTCGCGGTAACCGTTGAGCAACTCCAGCTTCGCCACCCAGTCCAGCTCGCGGGACAGGCTCATCGGGTCGGTGGCCAACCGGGTCAGCACCGACTCCCAACGGTTGAGCACGTCCTGGGTGACATCGTCCGCGTCGGCCCCGTAGCGGTCCTCGACGTACTTACGGGCCTGCTCGCAGTACTCCATCTGCAACTGCACGCCGGTGAGCTTGCGGCCGGACTGCAGGGTGATCAGATGCTTGAGCGAGGAATCGTGGGAGACCTGATGCAACGTCTGCACCGGTGCCTGCACGGACAGGTCCGAGGACAGGAAGCGGTCCTCGATCATGGACAGCACCAGCGACGTGGTGCCCAGCTTTAGGTAGGTGGAGACCTCGGCAAGGTTCGCGTCGCCGATGATCACGTGCAGCCGGCGATACTTCTCCGGGTCGGCGTGCGGCTCGTCGCGGGTGTTAATGATCGGCCGCTTGAGCGTCGTCTCCAGGCCGACCTCGACCTCGAAGAAGTCGGCCCGCTGGCTGATCTGATATCCCTCGTTCCTGCCGTCGGCGC from Sporichthyaceae bacterium encodes:
- the prcA gene encoding proteasome subunit alpha → MTTPFYISPEQIMKDKADYARKGIGRGRSAVVLQYEAGILLVAENWSPALHKISEIYDQIAFAAVGRYNEFENLRIMGVRIADLRGYSYDRRDVTARGLANAYAQTLGTIFSSAGEKPFEVELAVAEVGATAEDDQIYRLTYDGSVADEHGYMVMGGQTEPIGAFLEQNYVAGQGLDAAIMLAVRALGQGGQPPNADGPRAIAANQLEAAVLDRSRPKRKFRRLTRARLEQILGAAPPPPPPPAAPAAAEADENARPPVGPEPPKPGSTETGGAEGPAL
- the prcB gene encoding proteasome subunit beta: MTTIPDNSGRVPAAFLSQGTSSFTDFLTSYAPELLPHRRAIPPGARVEAPHATTIVAATFPGGVVIAGDRRATMGNIIAQRDIEKVFAADEYSCVSIAGTAGIGLEMQRLFQVELEHYEKIEGTTLSLDGKANRLSTMIRSNLGLAMQGLAVVPLFVGYDTETGEGRIFSYDVTGGRYEESNYHSVGSGSIFARGALKKLHRPGMTADEVIRVLVQALYDAADDDSATGGPDLSRAIWPVVFTITTDGAHRLPDEEIGAVVRSVVEGRLSAPDGPHATS
- a CDS encoding ubiquitin-like protein Pup — protein: MATKDTGGQQQARKSDSTEEATEAQSSTDVAERHEKLSDDVDSILDEIDEVLEENAEEFVRSFVQKGGQ
- the dop gene encoding depupylase/deamidase Dop, which gives rise to LANVILTNGARLYVDHAHPEYSTPECTNPRAAVIWDKAGERVMAEAATKAATVPGAAPIQLYKNNTDNKGASYGCHENYLMRRSTPFADIVRNLTPFFVSRQVVCGAGRVGLGADGRNEGYQISQRADFFEVEVGLETTLKRPIINTRDEPHADPEKYRRLHVIIGDANLAEVSTYLKLGTTSLVLSMIEDRFLSSDLSVQAPVQTLHQVSHDSSLKHLITLQSGRKLTGVQLQMEYCEQARKYVEDRYGADADDVTQDVLNRWESVLTRLATDPMSLSRELDWVAKLELLNGYRERDGLDWDAPRLHLVDLQYSDVRPEKGLYNRLAARDRMERIAAEAKVTWAMTNPPEDTRAYFRGRCLDQYPDEIAAASWDSVIFDLPGRDSLQRVPTLEPLRGTRKHVGDLLDRCATAEDLLRTLAGG